The genomic region TACCTTCCCTAAAGGACAAACTAACGTCAAATGCCATTAGAGTACCGGTGCCTAACGGTTCTTTGGCCATTTTAAATTTAGAGGTAAAGAATAAGACTTCCAAAGAGGCTATTAATACCATTGTAAAAAAATATGCCTTAGAGGGAGACTTGGTAGAGCAAGTAAAATATTCGCTAAGCAATGAACTGGTCTCAACCGATATTGTAGGAACTTCTGCTCCATCAATTTATGATAGTACCGCAACATTGGTATCCAAAGATGGTAAAAATATCGTATTATATATATGGTATGACAATGAGTATGGATATTCACATCAAGTGATACGCTTGGCCAAGTACATTTCAAAAGTGCGTAGGTTCACTTATTATTAATCTTTTTTTTAAAATTGATGTATTTGAAGTACTTTAGTCGCCCCCTAAAATCAGTATTAATATTAAGAAACAAGTAAATGAAAGGTTTAAGAACACTACTCTTTACACTATCGCTTTTGGCGTTTAACCTACAGTATGCCCAGGACGATTCTCAAAATGACGATGATTTATCCCTAGATAAGGGCCCTATAAGCAGTCAGTTTGAGTACATCTCCAAAAAATCCGGTAATTACAGGCAAGATGGTAAAAGATATGAAGTAGTACGGGTCTTGAGCTTGGACAAGCTTCGCAAAAATGTATTGGACAGTATAAATGCTGCCAACATAAAAGCTGCTGAATTAAAAGCGACCATATCCAAAAATGAAGCAACAATAGCTTCCCTAAACAGTAAATTAAGCGAAACTACGAACAACTTGACCAATGTCACGGAAGAGAAAGACAGCATGTCCTTTCTGGGGATGTTGGTCTCCAAAGCAACCTATAACTTTATTTTATGGACAGTAATAGGGGCCCTTCTCCTATTATTGTTATTGTTCATTTATAAATTCAGAAACAGTAATATTCTCACACAAGAAGCCAAAACCGCTCTTTCGGATTTGGAGGTGGAATATGAAAACCACAGAAGGCGGGCATTGGAGCGAGAGCAAAAGATTAGTCGAGAACTACAGGACGAAATAAACAAATACAGAAAATCAAAATAAATAAAAAGCTCCCCTACGGAGCTTTTTTTAATCAAGGTATGATCAAAATACTACAAGCTACAGATGAACATATAGAGCTCATAGTTCCGCTGTTTGATAGTTACAGGGTTTTCTACAAACAAAAACCCGATAAAGAAGCGGCCAAAATGTTTCTTAACGAACGAATAACAAAGGGAGAATCGGTTATTTTTCTGGCACTTTTTGATGATGTCCCATGTGGGTTTATACAATTATATAGTACTTTTTCCTCTGTTTCACTACAACCCTTTTATATTTTGAATGATTTATTTGTTGATGCCAATCATAGAAATAAAGGTATAGGCGCAGCATTGCTAAACAGTGCCAAAGTACATTGTGAAAATACCAATTGCAAAGGCTTGGCATTGGAAACCGCGATTGACAATCCCGCACAAAAGCTGTATGAAAAGTTAGGTTGGAAAAGAGATTCGCATTGTTTTCATTACTTTTGGAGCCATTTTGATTGAGTGGCGATTTAACTCGTATACATGTTATTCTATGCGTATTGATATTATTACTGTTTTACCCGAACTATTAAAAAGTCCGTTCGAAGCTTCCATATTAAAAAGGGCCATAGAAAAGGGAATTGTAGAGATACACTTTCACAACTTACGGGATTACACCGATAAAACTTATAACCAAGTAGACGATTATCAATTTGGAGGTGGTGCGGGAATGGTATTGATGATAGAACCCATTGATAAGTGCATTACCAGCTTAAAGACCCAAAGGGAATATGATGAAGTCATCTACATGACCCCAGATGGCATTACCCTTAACCAAAAAATAGCGAACAACTTATCTATAAAAGGAAACCTTATCATTTTATGCGGACATTATAAAGGTGTCGACCAACGTGTTAGGGACGCTTTTATTACCAAGGAAATATCGATTGGGGATTACGTTTTGTCCGGCGGGGAATTAGGGGCTGCCGTACTATGCGATACCATTATACGATTGATTCCTGGAGTATTGAACAATGAAACTTCTGCCTTGACCGATACCTTTCAAGACAATCTTTTGGCACCACCGGTATATACCAGACCTGCAGAATACAAAGGCATGAAAGTTCCCGAGGTCTTGCTGAGCGGAAATTTTCCAAAAATTGAAAAATGGAGAGAAGACGAAGCAATAAAAAGAACCGAAAAACTAAGGCCAGACCTATTGAATAAGTAACTTATGGAAGAACTTCCCATTTTGAACATAACAGGTGGTATCTTGTTTTACATTGGTAAAATAATCATATTGATAGCCGTTATAATCGCTTTGTACAAAATGAAGAACTTAGGCAGTATCCTCTTGTTTTTAGGTGCGGTGTCGATGATTATAAGTGATATCGCAGGTTTTATTTTAGTGTATTACGCTGGCACGGTAAGTCCCGAACAAATAGTGAAGGCTACGAGCATGAATTCTATCATATCTGCAATAACATACATCCTGTTTGCAGTGGGATTGTTGCTCTTCATTGTAAAATCGACAAAAAGAGTATCTACATAGCATTCAAAAAAATCATATTTATACCTTGCTGCTTCGTAATTATTATTTATTTTTGCAGTCGATTTAAACTAACCTCTGACGAAGTACGTGAACGTTGGTTTTTACAAACATTTAATATTAATGTAGAATGGAATCATTAATAAAATTCGTGGAGAGCGAATTCGTACCAAAAAAAGAATTTCCCAACTTTTCATCGGGAGACACCATTACGGTTTATTATGAAATTAAGGAAGGTGAAAAAACACGAACCCAGTTTTTTAGGGGTGTAGTGATACAACGAAGAGGCTCGGGCGCTACCGAAACTTTTACAATCAGAAAAATGTCAGGTACCGTTGGTGTAGAGCGTATATTCCCTGTAAATATGCCGGCGCTACAAAAAATAGAAATCAATAAAAAAGGTAAGGTACGTAGGGCACGTATTTTCTACTTTAGAGGTCTTACCGGTAAGAAAGCTAGAATCAAAGAAGTACGAGGTTAACAACCCTACAATAGTATATGAAAAACATCCCGATATCAACGGGATGTTTTTTTATGCACAATTGTTAATAACCTAAGTTCATAACATGTTGATTACAAATTCGTTATGATATTTGGATTTACAGAACTTAAATAGTAAATTAGAGTATGATTTAAAGGGATAATCCGCATTGATTATCATTAAATTATGATAAAGTTTACGTTCTTTATGTTGTTGTCTTTTTAATTTGATTGATTTCATAGCAATATGATATCAATTCAAATCAGTTTGATTAGAGCTGTGAGTTTTAAAACTTAG from Costertonia aggregata harbors:
- a CDS encoding tRNA (guanine-N1)-methyltransferase, which gives rise to MKGLRTLLFTLSLLAFNLQYAQDDSQNDDDLSLDKGPISSQFEYISKKSGNYRQDGKRYEVVRVLSLDKLRKNVLDSINAANIKAAELKATISKNEATIASLNSKLSETTNNLTNVTEEKDSMSFLGMLVSKATYNFILWTVIGALLLLLLLFIYKFRNSNILTQEAKTALSDLEVEYENHRRRALEREQKISRELQDEINKYRKSK
- a CDS encoding GNAT family N-acetyltransferase yields the protein MIKILQATDEHIELIVPLFDSYRVFYKQKPDKEAAKMFLNERITKGESVIFLALFDDVPCGFIQLYSTFSSVSLQPFYILNDLFVDANHRNKGIGAALLNSAKVHCENTNCKGLALETAIDNPAQKLYEKLGWKRDSHCFHYFWSHFD
- the trmD gene encoding tRNA (guanosine(37)-N1)-methyltransferase TrmD, with amino-acid sequence MRIDIITVLPELLKSPFEASILKRAIEKGIVEIHFHNLRDYTDKTYNQVDDYQFGGGAGMVLMIEPIDKCITSLKTQREYDEVIYMTPDGITLNQKIANNLSIKGNLIILCGHYKGVDQRVRDAFITKEISIGDYVLSGGELGAAVLCDTIIRLIPGVLNNETSALTDTFQDNLLAPPVYTRPAEYKGMKVPEVLLSGNFPKIEKWREDEAIKRTEKLRPDLLNK
- the rplS gene encoding 50S ribosomal protein L19; the protein is MESLIKFVESEFVPKKEFPNFSSGDTITVYYEIKEGEKTRTQFFRGVVIQRRGSGATETFTIRKMSGTVGVERIFPVNMPALQKIEINKKGKVRRARIFYFRGLTGKKARIKEVRG